The Myxococcales bacterium genome includes the window GATGAACCGGACGTCGATCGCAGGAGCGGCGGGGTGAATGCGGAAGCAAGCGATGTCGATCGTCCACGCGCGGTGGCGCAGCTTAGCGAGACCGCGCTCATCGAGGTGAACCCGACGGGGCAGGTGTCGTTCGGTACCCTCTCGGGTCAGCACGAGTCGACGTCGGACATCTTATTGCCATCCGCTGATTTTGTCGGGGTGGCCGCGAGGCCCGATGGTCGGGTCGCGCTCGCGAGTGGCAGCAGCGTCGTTATCATCGAAACCCGGCCGACGCCCTCGCGGCCGATTTTGTTGTACGCCCGCGATAGCGTCGACGCGCACGAGGTGCTGCGCTACCAGTGTGGCGCAAACCGGGCGGTGATGCAGGCGACGTCGGAGCGCGTGATGATCCATGTCGACGGCAAGGCGCGAGAGGTTGTGCCGCCGGTGGGCACCGGCCAGATCCTCGCGGCCAAGCTGTTCGATGGCAACGAGAACGTGCTGGTGACGACGCAGCAAGGCATGTTTGTCTGGCGTGCGCAGGGGCCTAGCCAAACGATCGCAGGGGATTATCGCTTCGCTATGGCCACGGGTCCGCTCATCGTCGCGGTCGCGCGAGTTGGCGCCTCGAATCACCTAGCCCATTGGCGCGATGGCAAGGCGCAGCCGGCTACGCCCTTTGAGGGGGATGCCTCGCTGCTGATCGCTAACGATGCTGGCACGCGCGTGTTGCTCGGCGTGGGCGGCGCGTTGCGCGTGTATGATGTGACGGGCGATGGGCCCGCGCGCTTGATGACACAGGTAGAGCAGGCTGCCGGATGGCAAGAAGCGCGGGCGTGGCAAGGGCATTGGCTGGTCGTTCGGCCCGGCCAGGTGCTGGTACTGGAAGCGGAAACGTTGCGAGAGCTGGCGCAGCTGCCCTTTGGCGCGCAATCGCTTAACTCGGTCGCCGTGCTGGGGGAGCTGCTTGCGATTGAGACGATGACGGAGTTCTATGTATGGAACCTTTCGACGTGGAAGCTATTTGCCGAGCTGCCCATCGATACCACCATAACCAACCTATGCTTGCTCGATGACCGCGGGGCGATTGGCGCAATCGATCTAAACGCGGATTTTGGCTTGGCCCAGATCGAGGCCGATCTGAGCGGACTTGGGCAAACCCTCGCCACCATGCGCGTGGTGATGGGCGAGCGGTTTACGGCGGAGCCTGTGAACGATGAGTAGCGCGACCTTGCCCCAGATTCAGGACGCCCTGGCGCTGCTTGGTGAGGTGGTCGAACTCGGGGGGCCGCTTGATGCCATCATCGCGCGGGTCGCGGCGCTCGAGCTGCCAACAACCACCCACCTGCAAGACGTGTGTCTCGCGGCGGCGTGCCTCGAGGGCGACTATCGCGCCGCCGAATACCTCATCGTGCGTTATGGCCAGCCGATGCGCGCCGTGGTGCGGCGAGCCTGCCTGTCGGCGTCTGATGCCGAGGACGTGCTGCAGGATGTCTTGGTCAAGGTGCTGGTCGGGCGCCCGCCCGCGCCGCCAGCGCTGCAAGGCTACCGCGGGCAGGGCCCACTGCAGGCCTGGCTGTCGGTGGTGGCAGCCCGTGTCGGGGTTGATCTAGTGCGGCAACCCAGGACCACCTCGCTCGCCGACACGTTGCTGTCATCCATTGCGATGCCAGCGCCCGCGCCACATGACTTGCCTGCGGGTCGCAAGCACGATTTCAAGCGAGCCGTCGGGTTGGCGCTCGATGAGCTAGACAACATCGACCGCCAGGTGCTGCGCCTGCATCTGTCAGGCCTCGTTGCCGAACAAATCGGGCGCGCCGTGGGGCTGCACCGCGTCAGCGTGGCGAGGCGTATTTCGTCGATTCGCGACAAGCTGCGCGAAAAGGTCCTCGCGCGCATGGGCGTCGCAGCCGACGAACTAGCCGACGATGTGTCGCAGCTATCGGTCAGCCTCGAGCGAATGCTTACTCAAGGTCTAGGACATCATCAATGATCTCTTGGGCCGCCTCTTTGGAGAGGCTGGTGTTTACGGTGAAAACCATGCCGTCGACTAACTTACCGGCGCCGCCTTCTGAGTTTGCCATGGCGTCGTAGTTGGCCTGCAGGGTTGCCTGCGGGACTGGCGACGAGGCATCCGTTGGACGTATGAGCGTGATGGAGACCGAGTTGAGCGTTTTTGGGCCCGTGATGTTCTTGCGCACCAATTGGATCATGAGCAGCTTCATCGGTCCGGCTGGGGTTTCCTTCTGGCTCGTCACCTCAAAGTCCTCGCTCATCGAGTAGGCGTCAATGATGTCCTGAGCCGTGGCGTCGGCGAGCGGTGTGCCGTTAATGGACGCGCTGCCACCACCTTCGACGGGCTTGGCGGTGGTGGTGCCGGCGGCAGGCAAAGTCGACGAGGTGATATTGAGGTCGACGGAGAGCCCGCCCTTGACGCTCTTGGCAAATTCGTCCTTGATGCGGATTTTGTATTTGCCGGGGGCGAAGGATTGTTCGTCGATTTCGCCGATCGCGCTGGAGACCAGTGGCTCATTGCTGCCGGCGGCGAAGATCTCTATTTCAGGGAAGCTCTCGATTTTTTTACCAGCCGGTGATTTGGCGACGATCGCGAAGTCGCTTTTTTGCGTGACCGTCCACTCGTATTCTTTCCAGTCTTTGTCGGTGAGCTTGACCGAGCAGGCCTTTTTGGTGACGTCGCTTAGATTGTCGCACGAGTCTTTGCCGCCAATTGGGCCGCCGAGCGCGAACAAGATGATGCCAACCACGAGGCCCGCGCCGCCCCCGGCCATGCCGAACTTGGCTTGCTTGGTCGTAGCGCCAAGCAGGGCTTCGCGGCCCTTGCCCGAGATGAAGAGATTGCCGAGCAGGCCATCGGCCTTGACGATTGCCTGGCCATTCCACTTGCCCATGACGAACATGGTGGGCGAGGGCTTAAGCACGTGCTCTTCCACTTCGATGCCCTTGGAGTACTTGCTGCCCGGCAGCTGGTCGATGCTGGTGCTGTAGGCGCCGAACGTGACGTGGCCCGCGGTCATTGCGCGTGAGTCCGAAAAGGTTTTTTCCAGCTTGCCGGAGATGCCTTCGCGGCCGTCGACGGTGACGGGGCCCGAGCCGTCGTTGAGCGAGAACGCCATGCCGAGCTTTTGCTCTTCGTGCTTGTCGCGGCCGGTCTTCTTCTTCTCGCCGTCTTCGGTTTGTTCGACCTCTTCCCATTTTTGATAGGCGACCAATTCATAATAGAGACAGGGGGTGCCCGAGCATGGCGCGATCAGCAGCTCGCGCGCCTCGGCGACGCCTTCGGTCGAGATGGCACCTTTAGGCCCAAGCGTCGCGCCGGGTACCGATGAGGTGCGCGCAAACGGCGCCGCTAAAATCTTCTTGGCGTGGAGATGCTTGAAGATGCCAAACCCCAAGCTTGCTAAGGCGATAACAATTAAAATAATACCAACTAAACTCATAACCCGTTGCTCCTGTGTGTTGCGGACTGCGGCGGGAAAACCCCATCGCTTGCTTGCTAGACGGGGCGAGGTCGTAGCTGTAGCGCCGAAAAACGCACGGGCCGGCCCGGTTGGCGGCGGACGGGGTCTAACCTGTTATAAAGATAGGGCTTCTGGTTTCTCAAGCAGCGCGATGAGCGCGGCGAGAAACTCGGCGCCGAGCGCGCCATCAATGACGCGGTGGTCGCACGACATAGTTAGCGTCATGCGCTTGCCGGGAACCACGGCGCCATCTTTGACGACGGGGGTATCGACGATCGTTCCGACCGCCAAGATGCCGGCCTCGGGTGGATTGATGATGGCCGTAAAGCGCTCGATGCCGAACATGCCGAGGTTGGAGATGGTGAAGGTGGAGCCCGTAATTTCGTGCCCCTTGAGGTGC containing:
- a CDS encoding sigma-70 family RNA polymerase sigma factor, which produces MSSATLPQIQDALALLGEVVELGGPLDAIIARVAALELPTTTHLQDVCLAAACLEGDYRAAEYLIVRYGQPMRAVVRRACLSASDAEDVLQDVLVKVLVGRPPAPPALQGYRGQGPLQAWLSVVAARVGVDLVRQPRTTSLADTLLSSIAMPAPAPHDLPAGRKHDFKRAVGLALDELDNIDRQVLRLHLSGLVAEQIGRAVGLHRVSVARRISSIRDKLREKVLARMGVAADELADDVSQLSVSLERMLTQGLGHHQ